The following proteins are co-located in the Spirosoma montaniterrae genome:
- a CDS encoding metal-dependent hydrolase family protein, whose translation MLVLLPVVCFAQQQQEPTRVLFDNVRIFDGKSDRLSGPVHVLVEGNRIARISKTPIILPAVTSMTVISGRGATLMPGLIDVHVHLTFGAMTMAQLMNPKLTGKDVDSIAGIQARNMLLRGFTSVRDVGGPVFGLKAGVDGGKFTGPRIWPSGATISQTAGHGDLRMPHERSRRYFGRWSRAEEMEATFIADGRDEVLTATRENLRKGASQIKVMAGGGTSSAYDPVDVTQYTLDEMRAAVEAAEDWGTYVTVHAYTTRAVRRAIEAGVKCIEHGQLLDEATLRLMAAKGIWLSSQNLVAETPDMDPLRLRKRKPVIEGQARLWPLAKKLGVKMAWGTDFLFEPWLNMEQNEYILKLKPWFTPAEILKMVTYDNAQLLALSGLRSPYEGKLGVVEEGALADLLLINGDPLAQLDLITKPEKNFLVIMKDGKLYKRADN comes from the coding sequence ATGCTCGTTCTCCTGCCGGTTGTGTGTTTTGCCCAGCAACAACAGGAACCAACCCGTGTCCTCTTCGATAACGTCCGCATTTTCGACGGGAAGTCTGACCGACTGAGCGGGCCGGTACACGTACTCGTTGAGGGAAACCGCATCGCCCGCATCAGTAAAACGCCGATTATTCTGCCCGCTGTTACGTCGATGACCGTTATTTCAGGCCGGGGGGCTACGCTGATGCCGGGCCTGATTGACGTACACGTACACCTGACGTTTGGGGCCATGACAATGGCACAACTTATGAACCCCAAACTGACCGGAAAAGACGTTGACAGCATTGCTGGCATCCAGGCCCGTAATATGCTGCTACGTGGCTTCACGTCGGTACGCGACGTGGGTGGCCCTGTGTTCGGCTTAAAAGCAGGAGTCGACGGGGGCAAATTCACTGGCCCGCGCATCTGGCCTTCGGGAGCCACCATCAGCCAAACCGCCGGACATGGCGATTTGCGAATGCCGCACGAACGCTCGCGCCGATATTTTGGCCGGTGGTCGCGGGCCGAAGAAATGGAAGCCACCTTTATTGCCGATGGCCGCGACGAGGTCTTGACAGCCACGCGCGAAAACCTACGCAAAGGTGCCAGTCAAATTAAGGTAATGGCCGGTGGTGGCACGTCGTCGGCTTACGATCCGGTTGATGTAACCCAGTACACTTTAGACGAAATGCGAGCCGCCGTAGAAGCTGCCGAAGATTGGGGTACCTACGTAACGGTTCACGCCTACACTACCAGAGCCGTTCGGAGAGCCATTGAAGCCGGGGTGAAATGCATTGAACACGGGCAGTTATTAGACGAAGCAACGTTGCGTCTGATGGCCGCTAAAGGCATCTGGCTGAGTTCGCAAAACTTAGTGGCCGAAACCCCCGACATGGACCCGTTGCGCCTGCGAAAGCGGAAGCCCGTTATCGAAGGACAAGCGCGTTTGTGGCCTTTAGCCAAAAAACTGGGTGTAAAAATGGCCTGGGGCACCGATTTCCTGTTTGAACCCTGGCTCAATATGGAGCAGAACGAATATATTTTAAAGCTAAAACCCTGGTTCACACCCGCCGAAATCCTGAAAATGGTCACTTACGACAACGCACAGTTGTTGGCTTTATCGGGTTTGCGCAGCCCCTATGAAGGCAAGTTGGGCGTAGTAGAAGAAGGTGCTCTGGCCGACTTGTTACTGATAAACGGCGATCCACTTGCCCAACTGGACCTGATTACCAAGCCAGAAAAAAACTTCTTAGTCATAATGAAGGATGGTAAACTGTATAAAAGAGCCGATAATTAA
- a CDS encoding YitT family protein, which yields MIQEHTDITTQTRPSIGQHIKDACLIVLGIFSAAFGFEGFLLTNDFIDGGATGISLLIAALTDIPLPYLLICVNIPFIALGYKILGKQFAVKASLAIAGLAICLTVVEFPDITQDNLLVAIFGGFFLGVGIGLSMRGGAVIDGTEILAIYLSRMFGTSIGTVIIVINVLIFSVAAFMLGIEIALYSMITYLAASKTLNFIVEGIEEYVGVTIVASRSDEIRQMISNQLGHGVTLYTGKRPDESGKTQGIDILYTVVTQLELMKLNAEIEKIEPDAFVVMSNVRDAKGGVVKKRPLH from the coding sequence ATGATTCAGGAACATACTGACATTACCACCCAAACACGCCCGTCAATCGGCCAGCACATCAAAGACGCTTGTCTGATTGTGCTGGGTATTTTTTCGGCGGCTTTTGGCTTCGAGGGTTTTTTGCTGACCAACGATTTTATCGACGGTGGTGCCACGGGAATATCGCTGCTGATTGCGGCCTTAACAGATATTCCGCTGCCGTACCTGCTCATTTGCGTAAACATTCCATTCATAGCTCTCGGTTATAAGATACTCGGAAAACAGTTTGCCGTGAAAGCGTCTCTCGCCATTGCGGGCCTGGCTATTTGCCTGACCGTTGTCGAGTTTCCCGACATTACGCAGGACAACTTGCTGGTAGCTATTTTCGGCGGGTTTTTTCTTGGAGTAGGCATAGGGCTATCCATGCGGGGCGGAGCCGTCATTGACGGAACAGAGATTCTGGCCATCTATCTAAGCCGGATGTTCGGTACGTCGATTGGAACGGTCATCATCGTCATCAACGTCCTGATCTTTTCGGTTGCTGCCTTTATGCTCGGCATCGAAATCGCTCTGTACTCCATGATTACCTACCTTGCAGCATCAAAGACGCTGAATTTCATTGTCGAAGGTATCGAAGAATACGTTGGCGTAACCATAGTAGCATCTCGCAGCGATGAAATACGGCAAATGATTAGCAATCAACTTGGACACGGCGTTACGCTCTACACCGGCAAACGCCCTGATGAGTCTGGGAAAACGCAAGGAATAGATATACTCTACACAGTGGTTACCCAGCTCGAACTAATGAAACTCAATGCTGAGATCGAAAAGATAGAGCCGGATGCATTTGTGGTGATGAGCAATGTAAGGGATGCGAAGGGGGGAGTGGTAAAGAAACGGCCTTTGCACTGA
- a CDS encoding linear amide C-N hydrolase: MKNLLSYSRFLLAFTLGCLVQNQDTKACTRVVYQGPNGTVITARSMDWRGEIPADLWAFPKGIERTGEVGPMSIKWKSKYGSVATSSFDVATSDGMNEKGLVGNTLWLVESKYPEFKKDGNKKGLAISLWLQYTLDNFATVAEAVADFRKGEFDVFSDFVPGTNMFTTMHLSLSDATGDNAILEYINGKLVIHHDRSYTVMTNSPIFDQQLAINQYWKDIPGTIGLPGTNRAADRFVRASYYINAIPQTDNTRVAVASVFSVIRNCSVPYGISSPTEPNISNTQWRTVADHKNLVYYFENVLTPNVVWVDFKNLDLKEGAAVRKLALSKNETYNGESSKNFVVSKPLKFLGLSN; encoded by the coding sequence ATGAAAAATCTATTGAGTTATTCACGTTTCCTGTTGGCATTCACGCTGGGATGCCTCGTTCAGAACCAGGATACGAAGGCTTGTACGAGGGTGGTTTATCAGGGGCCAAACGGCACGGTGATTACCGCCCGTTCGATGGACTGGCGAGGTGAGATTCCGGCTGATTTGTGGGCTTTTCCAAAGGGCATCGAACGGACCGGCGAAGTTGGGCCTATGTCCATAAAATGGAAGTCAAAGTATGGAAGCGTGGCTACCAGCTCGTTCGACGTAGCCACCTCCGACGGAATGAACGAAAAAGGCTTGGTGGGCAACACCCTCTGGTTAGTGGAGTCGAAATATCCGGAGTTCAAAAAAGACGGAAACAAGAAAGGACTGGCTATATCGCTCTGGCTTCAATACACCTTAGACAATTTTGCCACAGTAGCCGAAGCCGTTGCGGATTTTCGTAAAGGCGAGTTTGACGTATTTTCCGATTTTGTGCCGGGCACCAATATGTTCACAACCATGCACCTCTCGCTATCAGATGCAACAGGCGACAATGCCATTTTAGAGTACATCAACGGCAAACTCGTTATTCATCACGACCGCTCATATACGGTGATGACCAACTCCCCAATTTTCGATCAGCAGTTGGCTATTAATCAGTACTGGAAAGACATTCCGGGCACTATTGGATTACCAGGCACCAACCGTGCCGCCGACCGTTTTGTGCGGGCATCGTATTACATCAATGCCATTCCCCAAACTGATAATACGCGGGTAGCGGTAGCCAGTGTTTTTAGCGTAATCCGCAACTGCTCAGTACCTTACGGCATATCCTCTCCTACCGAACCCAATATCTCCAATACTCAGTGGAGAACAGTAGCCGATCACAAAAACCTTGTCTACTACTTCGAGAATGTCTTAACACCAAACGTGGTTTGGGTTGACTTTAAAAATCTGGATTTAAAGGAGGGAGCGGCTGTCAGAAAGTTAGCTCTTTCTAAAAACGAAACGTATAACGGCGAATCCTCGAAGAATTTCGTGGTCTCAAAGCCATTGAAGTTCCTCGGTCTGTCAAATTAA
- a CDS encoding helix-turn-helix domain-containing protein translates to MDQHTEKPGKLDESQLEEYIPKSLVSVYDRQIREFMESQKAFLQRGYTLREMAETTGIPLHHLSAVINRHYGYHFNEYINHWRIEYLKQRLDKNEWKHKTLEALAQESGFTNRTSFITAFKKHCGKTPSDYIRTIKGTV, encoded by the coding sequence GTGGATCAACACACAGAAAAGCCGGGCAAACTGGATGAATCCCAATTGGAAGAATACATCCCTAAGTCGCTGGTTTCGGTATATGACCGCCAAATTCGGGAGTTTATGGAATCTCAAAAGGCTTTTCTGCAACGGGGATATACCCTTCGGGAGATGGCCGAAACTACAGGCATTCCCTTGCATCATCTGTCGGCGGTTATCAACCGGCACTACGGCTATCATTTCAATGAATACATCAATCACTGGCGGATTGAATACCTGAAACAGCGATTGGATAAAAATGAGTGGAAACATAAAACGCTCGAAGCACTGGCCCAGGAAAGCGGCTTCACCAATCGGACATCCTTCATTACAGCCTTTAAAAAACACTGCGGTAAAACTCCATCTGACTACATTCGGACCATAAAAGGTACTGTATAA
- a CDS encoding GntR family transcriptional regulator — translation MVAKPRRYQLIYESLKHQLTGGVYPKGSLLPSENELSTQFQTSRMTVRQALSELVREGYIERQHGRGSVVRSERQALGLLSFRGFSEVVSTNHLVQTKFLEPPALRDWPAVFFYELTTAERALNCLSLSRIRYADNEPVMLEYTWVPNIGVDAILTGELLDGSLFRTLHSQYQLDIRNMEQWLRATSATNAQAELLGCASATPLIYIERRYLTNLPNIHVYSQLYCHTDRYAISDSK, via the coding sequence ATGGTTGCCAAACCGCGTCGATACCAGCTAATTTATGAGTCGTTAAAACACCAGCTTACTGGGGGCGTTTACCCGAAAGGGTCGTTGCTGCCATCGGAGAACGAGTTATCTACGCAGTTTCAAACATCGCGCATGACCGTTCGGCAGGCATTGTCCGAACTGGTACGGGAAGGATACATTGAGCGGCAGCACGGACGGGGGAGTGTGGTTCGGTCTGAGCGGCAGGCACTGGGACTACTATCGTTTCGCGGGTTTTCGGAGGTGGTCAGCACCAACCACTTAGTGCAGACAAAGTTCCTGGAGCCACCGGCTCTGCGTGACTGGCCCGCCGTCTTTTTTTATGAATTGACAACTGCCGAACGCGCCCTCAACTGCCTGAGCCTGTCCCGGATTCGGTACGCCGACAACGAACCCGTGATGCTTGAATATACGTGGGTGCCCAACATTGGCGTAGACGCTATTCTAACCGGAGAACTGCTCGATGGGTCCTTGTTTCGGACACTACACAGCCAATATCAGCTCGACATTCGGAACATGGAACAGTGGCTACGGGCTACAAGTGCGACCAATGCACAGGCCGAGTTGCTTGGATGCGCTTCGGCCACCCCACTCATCTACATCGAACGGCGGTATCTGACCAACCTGCCCAACATCCATGTCTACAGCCAACTATATTGTCATACCGACCGCTACGCTATCAGCGATAGTAAGTAA
- the deoC gene encoding deoxyribose-phosphate aldolase codes for MNQTLIREIAKMIDHSLLHPTMTDTELHAGCLLALKYDVASVCVKPYAVAMAQELLAGSDVLVGTVIGFPAGNSAISIKVAETEQACRDGAVEIDMVVNIGKVLGENWSYVTDEIRAVNEATVAHGAILKVIFENDYLPQDSYKIRLCELCTEVGAAFVKTSTGYGFVKGADGKYSYEGATEHDLRLMLDHVGPGVRVKAAGGVRTLDGLLKVKEMGVSRLGASATATIMEDAYRRFGAVAADAPVIPVADANGY; via the coding sequence ATGAACCAGACACTTATTCGCGAGATCGCCAAAATGATTGACCACTCGCTGCTGCACCCCACCATGACTGATACAGAACTTCATGCTGGTTGCCTGCTGGCTCTGAAATATGACGTAGCATCGGTTTGCGTGAAACCTTACGCCGTTGCGATGGCACAGGAGCTATTGGCTGGCTCCGACGTGCTGGTAGGTACAGTGATTGGCTTTCCGGCGGGCAATAGCGCAATTTCCATCAAGGTCGCCGAAACCGAGCAGGCTTGCCGGGATGGTGCCGTAGAAATCGATATGGTCGTTAATATCGGCAAGGTACTGGGCGAAAACTGGAGTTATGTTACCGACGAAATTCGGGCTGTTAATGAGGCTACAGTGGCGCATGGGGCCATTCTGAAGGTAATTTTTGAGAATGACTATCTACCTCAGGACAGCTACAAGATCCGGCTCTGCGAACTATGTACAGAAGTGGGAGCGGCTTTTGTCAAGACCTCAACGGGTTACGGTTTTGTGAAGGGTGCAGACGGTAAATACAGCTACGAAGGAGCTACCGAACACGACCTGCGTTTGATGCTTGACCACGTGGGGCCGGGAGTCCGGGTGAAAGCTGCCGGGGGTGTCCGCACGCTTGATGGGCTGCTGAAGGTAAAAGAAATGGGCGTCTCGCGGCTGGGTGCATCGGCTACGGCTACAATCATGGAAGATGCTTACCGCCGGTTTGGGGCCGTTGCCGCCGACGCGCCCGTGATTCCGGTTGCCGATGCGAACGGCTACTGA
- a CDS encoding ThuA domain-containing protein, whose amino-acid sequence MKRLTYAILFSFVLAAAVALRPATQQKPLHIVFVTGDEEYRSEESMPMLGRILKRNLGAKITVCYPLDSTGAINPNRTDHIAGLEALKTADLMVVFARWRNLPKAEVKLITDYAESGRPMVGFRTATHTFQYKTDSSLMHLNTDWPAKVFGQQWIVHHGHFEDGNAPLTSVYLMSNTQTPILNGVRPFQAYSWLYHVDGGDWKLQGDVKPFLEGKSLRSQHQQKGNLDKYPLTQPVAWTKTYTGSSGKAARVFFTTLGHPFDFKEESMRKLVLNGIYWALGREKDIPKNGVNAEFAAPYEPNNSGFGEKYKKGQKPVAIN is encoded by the coding sequence ATGAAACGCTTGACGTACGCCATTCTGTTTTCTTTCGTACTTGCGGCAGCGGTGGCCCTTCGCCCCGCGACCCAGCAAAAACCACTGCACATCGTTTTCGTAACGGGCGACGAAGAGTACCGCTCCGAGGAGTCGATGCCGATGCTGGGGCGGATTTTAAAGCGTAACCTCGGCGCGAAAATTACAGTCTGCTATCCACTCGACAGTACGGGTGCCATCAATCCCAACCGCACCGATCATATTGCCGGGCTGGAAGCCCTTAAAACCGCCGACCTGATGGTGGTATTTGCCCGATGGCGCAACCTCCCCAAAGCCGAAGTGAAGTTAATTACCGACTACGCCGAAAGCGGCAGGCCGATGGTAGGTTTCCGAACGGCCACGCACACGTTTCAATACAAAACCGATTCGAGCCTGATGCACCTCAATACGGACTGGCCTGCGAAGGTCTTCGGGCAGCAATGGATTGTCCATCACGGGCATTTTGAGGATGGCAACGCCCCGCTAACATCGGTATATTTAATGTCCAATACCCAGACGCCTATTCTGAACGGGGTGCGGCCCTTCCAGGCTTACTCGTGGCTCTACCACGTAGATGGGGGCGACTGGAAATTACAGGGTGACGTAAAGCCGTTTCTGGAAGGCAAGTCGTTGCGGTCGCAGCATCAGCAGAAGGGCAACCTGGATAAATACCCCCTTACACAACCCGTAGCCTGGACCAAAACCTATACCGGCAGCAGTGGCAAAGCAGCCCGCGTGTTTTTCACGACGCTGGGCCACCCTTTCGATTTTAAAGAAGAAAGTATGCGGAAGCTGGTTCTGAATGGCATTTACTGGGCCTTAGGCCGGGAAAAAGACATTCCAAAAAACGGTGTCAATGCGGAGTTTGCCGCTCCTTATGAACCTAATAATTCGGGTTTTGGCGAGAAATACAAAAAAGGACAGAAGCCGGTAGCCATCAACTGA
- a CDS encoding PVC-type heme-binding CxxCH protein has protein sequence MHTKRFRSTLFLGLAFFVGIGSTAYLPRPTTKLTLGNNTHIALIGNNLGARMLNYGSFETELHLRYPDKNLFIRNLCDGGDTPGFRPHAGRMDAWAFPGAEKFQTELAQNSSSIGTYPKPDEWLTTLKADVVIAFFGFSESYAGPAGLPSFKAELSAFVEHTLAQRYNGSQAPQLALVSPIAFQDLSKQFDLPNGVAENRNLSLYAKAIEDVARQHSVLFLDAFTPAQQWFQTGEQLTIDGQQLNEAGYSKFARLLVDGLFGPMPMRDESRREAVRQAVLDHAWHWHNDYKIPNGVHVYGRRYKPFGPDNYPAELAKIRQMTANRDTLIWRTANGQPYDLAAADARTSPLPPVETNFKPNAGVRYLYGDEALRSFTMAPGYKIELFASEKEFSDLANPAQIAFDNRGRLWVATMPTYPHYRPGDARPNDKLIILEDTNGDGKADKQTVFADNLHLPTGFELTPQGVYIAQGTHLKRYIDTNGDDRADQVEIVLSGFDDHDTHHNIHAFSTDESGAIYMGEGVFLHSNVETPYGTIRGTHGGYMRYNPQRQKLDRVVQNTVSNPWGVAFDTWGQPFCLSTSSPDVFWLTPGSIKARYGFTSPDSRPLIEQTQRVRPTSGLEFVSSRHFPDEVQGDMMLNNTIGFLGTKMHQMIDDGTGYQTRHRMDLVRSSDPNFRPVDMEFAPDGSLYLADWHNVLIGHMQHNARDPLRDHVHGRIYRITYPARPLVTPAPVDGASVEQLLENLKLPEYRTRYRTRRELREHSPAEVLPKLQTWIGGLNASDANYQHHLLEALWVSWGLNQVDQSLLTKLLKSPDYRVRAAAVRVARFNDHQLGSRLGTMLTEAARDPQGRVRMEAMVASTWLPNAQKEQVLATVEKQPVDDWIKPHLDFIKSPHTDMVNHNIRPKPGASTDKLALGKAIYSRDGYCITCHQADGTGLESAGFPPLAKSNWVTGSPERLIKLVMHGLYGPLEVNGKKYPGNVPMTPYGQLLNDDEMVNVLNYIRSSFGNSASVPVTSAMVKQIREQTKTRKSFYTPDELLKQHPN, from the coding sequence ATGCACACAAAACGCTTTCGCTCAACACTCTTTTTAGGCCTGGCCTTTTTTGTCGGAATTGGCAGCACGGCTTATCTACCCCGACCTACCACAAAGCTAACGCTGGGCAACAACACCCATATCGCCCTGATTGGCAACAATCTCGGTGCGCGGATGCTGAATTACGGCTCGTTCGAGACAGAGCTGCACCTGCGCTACCCCGATAAAAATCTCTTCATTCGCAACCTTTGCGACGGGGGCGACACGCCCGGTTTCCGGCCCCACGCGGGTCGAATGGATGCCTGGGCCTTTCCCGGTGCCGAAAAATTCCAGACCGAACTGGCCCAGAACTCCAGCAGTATCGGTACGTATCCCAAACCCGACGAATGGCTGACCACCCTCAAAGCCGACGTAGTGATTGCTTTTTTTGGCTTTAGCGAGTCTTACGCTGGCCCCGCCGGACTACCCTCTTTCAAAGCTGAACTGTCGGCGTTTGTGGAACACACACTCGCTCAACGCTATAACGGTAGCCAGGCTCCGCAGCTTGCGCTGGTATCGCCCATCGCGTTTCAGGACTTGTCGAAGCAGTTCGATTTGCCCAACGGCGTGGCCGAAAATCGCAATCTCAGCCTGTATGCGAAGGCTATCGAAGACGTAGCCCGCCAGCACAGCGTCCTGTTTCTGGATGCTTTCACGCCTGCTCAGCAATGGTTTCAGACCGGAGAGCAACTCACTATTGACGGGCAGCAACTAAACGAAGCCGGCTATTCGAAATTCGCCAGACTATTGGTTGATGGACTGTTTGGCCCGATGCCCATGCGTGACGAGAGTCGGCGCGAGGCTGTTCGGCAGGCGGTGCTCGACCACGCCTGGCACTGGCATAATGACTATAAAATCCCGAACGGGGTGCATGTCTATGGCCGTCGTTACAAGCCCTTTGGCCCCGACAATTACCCCGCCGAACTGGCCAAAATTCGCCAGATGACTGCCAACCGCGATACGCTCATCTGGCGCACCGCCAACGGACAGCCCTACGACCTGGCAGCCGCTGATGCCCGCACCAGCCCATTACCGCCTGTTGAAACCAATTTCAAACCCAATGCCGGGGTTCGGTATCTGTATGGCGACGAAGCCCTGCGGTCGTTCACAATGGCTCCGGGCTATAAAATCGAGTTATTTGCTTCAGAAAAAGAGTTTTCGGATCTGGCTAATCCCGCTCAGATTGCCTTCGACAACCGGGGGCGGCTTTGGGTTGCTACCATGCCAACCTACCCGCACTACCGCCCCGGCGACGCCCGGCCCAACGATAAACTGATTATTCTGGAAGATACCAACGGCGACGGTAAGGCCGATAAACAGACCGTTTTTGCCGACAATCTGCACCTTCCCACCGGCTTCGAACTTACCCCACAGGGCGTTTACATCGCTCAGGGAACCCACCTCAAACGCTACATCGATACGAACGGCGACGACCGGGCCGATCAGGTCGAGATTGTGCTGAGCGGCTTCGATGACCACGACACGCACCACAACATCCACGCCTTCAGCACCGACGAATCGGGAGCCATTTACATGGGCGAAGGCGTATTTCTGCACAGCAACGTCGAAACGCCCTACGGCACCATTCGCGGTACGCACGGGGGCTACATGCGCTACAATCCCCAACGCCAAAAACTCGACCGTGTGGTGCAAAACACCGTTTCCAACCCGTGGGGAGTAGCTTTCGACACCTGGGGACAACCATTCTGTTTGTCTACCTCCAGCCCCGACGTGTTCTGGCTCACACCCGGTTCCATCAAGGCCCGCTACGGCTTCACCTCGCCCGATTCAAGACCGCTCATCGAACAAACACAGCGTGTACGGCCTACCTCAGGGCTGGAATTCGTATCGAGCCGCCACTTCCCCGACGAGGTGCAGGGCGATATGATGCTCAATAATACCATTGGGTTTCTGGGCACGAAAATGCACCAGATGATTGACGACGGCACGGGCTACCAGACTCGCCACCGGATGGACCTGGTACGAAGCAGCGACCCCAACTTCCGGCCTGTCGATATGGAGTTTGCCCCCGACGGTTCGCTCTATCTGGCCGACTGGCATAACGTACTGATCGGCCACATGCAGCACAACGCCCGCGACCCCCTGCGCGACCATGTTCATGGGCGCATCTACCGCATCACCTACCCGGCCCGCCCGCTCGTAACGCCCGCGCCAGTCGATGGAGCGAGTGTGGAGCAATTACTGGAAAATCTCAAACTGCCCGAATATCGCACCCGCTACCGCACCCGGCGCGAACTGCGCGAACATAGCCCGGCAGAAGTACTGCCCAAACTACAGACCTGGATCGGGGGGCTGAATGCCAGTGATGCCAACTATCAGCACCACCTGCTCGAAGCGCTCTGGGTAAGCTGGGGCTTAAATCAGGTCGATCAAAGCTTATTGACGAAGCTTCTGAAATCGCCCGACTACCGGGTGCGGGCGGCAGCAGTACGCGTGGCACGGTTCAACGACCATCAACTGGGTTCCAGGCTGGGTACGATGCTAACCGAAGCCGCCCGTGACCCGCAGGGCCGGGTACGAATGGAAGCAATGGTGGCAAGTACGTGGTTGCCCAACGCGCAAAAAGAGCAGGTACTGGCAACGGTCGAAAAGCAGCCTGTCGACGATTGGATCAAGCCGCATCTGGATTTTATCAAAAGCCCCCATACCGATATGGTAAATCACAATATCCGGCCCAAGCCGGGGGCATCGACCGATAAGCTGGCATTAGGCAAAGCCATCTATAGCCGCGATGGATATTGCATCACCTGTCATCAGGCCGATGGAACGGGGCTTGAGTCGGCAGGTTTTCCGCCCTTAGCCAAAAGCAACTGGGTGACGGGCAGCCCCGAACGGCTCATCAAATTAGTGATGCATGGGTTATACGGCCCGCTGGAGGTGAATGGCAAAAAGTATCCCGGCAATGTGCCCATGACGCCCTACGGTCAACTGCTCAACGACGACGAAATGGTGAATGTATTGAATTACATCCGGTCGTCGTTTGGTAATTCGGCATCCGTACCCGTTACGTCGGCAATGGTAAAGCAGATACGCGAACAGACCAAAACCCGCAAGAGCTTCTATACGCCCGACGAACTCCTCAAGCAACACCCGAACTGA